A segment of the Bacillus pseudomycoides genome:
GCTAACTCTTCCTCTGGAATTTGTTCTTCAAACATATTTACATATATATAACTATTTCCAAGACCATGCATTTTTGTAAAAGAAAATTGGTTCATCCTCATTCACTCCAAAAAAAATTTGTTGTTTTAAGTATAAAATGCATGCTTTTGGAACACAATAAGAACGTCCCCCGTTTCTCATATTTGACAACATTTTGATGGCTTTTAGATAAAAGCCACTCTTACACAAATCGTGAAAGAAAAAAGCCCTTCTCGGAAGGGCCTTTTTTCTTTCATACAAACATTCCAGCTAGTCCCCAAATAATATTCATCCTGTCACCTCAAAGATTCAAATTCTTTGTTAGCATTTCCTCCAGAAGAATTGTTACTCTGATCGAACAGATGACAAATAAAAAAGGTGCTGCTTATTTGCAGACACCTTAAAACATTGGATTTTCATCTAAGTAGTCATATACGTTTTTCACAAGCTCTTCTACCGTTGCACCTTGTACGACTTCTCCGTTTACAAGTGCAAAAGGCCCTTCAAAACAAATACCACAATATCCTAGACAACCGTACTCCATAACATCTAAATTTGGATCTTTTTCAAATTTTTCTAACGCTGCTTGTGAGCCACTCGCAAGGTTACCTACACAGAATTCGATTAATGGCTTAATCAAAACTATCCCCCCTGTATCTCAAAAAAATAAATCTATACTAAGAAAACTAAGCTGTTCCTTGTTGTTTTCATTACACTTACTAAAATATTTAGTTGCTACACTGCTTCACTTCAAATCAAAAGATCTTCTCTATATCAATCCATTTTAGATTCCCAACATACATACATACATACATACATACATACATACATACATACATACTACTGCTACGAAAACAAAAAAAGATCTCCACTCACTTCCTCCTTCTGGTTTCACACGGCATGGGACCAAAAAAGGCTCTGACCGCTTCTATCCATCAGCGGACGCTCTCTCCAACCTAAAAAGAAGGTGTTTATGAACTTCAACAGACAAACTAAAACAGTTTGCCCACTTTTCTTCTTATTGTACAACAGAGTACACATTCATGCATTGTTATTTGTTCACAAATTCGATATAATTTGATTGAGTAAAGTCAAAATATTTTTTCAATATATAATTGTATGATTAGGGGATATTTCAACAGAAAAGGGGTAATCCATCATGAAACACCTCGTATTACTGGGCGGTGGCTACGGTGGAATGAGAATTCTGCAGCGGCTTCTTCCAAACAACCAACTTCCAGATGATGTCCAAGTGACATTAATCGACAAAGTACCATACCATTGTTTTAAAACAGAATATTACGCATTAGTAGCGGGGACAATTTCAGAAACGCATATTCGTATTCCGTTTCCAGAGCACCCGCGCCTCAACATCCAATACGGAACAGTAACAAATGTTGACCTTGAAAACAAAGCCGTTCATCTCGATAGCGGTGAAGAAATTCAATATGATGATTTAATTATCGGACTTGGTTGTGAAGACAAATATCACAACGTTCCAGGCGCAAAAGAATATACACATAGCCTACAATCTATTGAGCAAACACGCAAAACATATGAACAATTGAACAGCTTAGAACCTAACGCAACAGTTGCTGTTGTCGGTGCTGGTTTAAGCGGCGTTGAGGTGGCAAGTGAACTTCGAGAAAGCCGTTCTGATCTAAAGATCTACTTATTTGACCGAAAAGATCGTATTTTATTTCCTTTCCCAGAAAAATTAAGTAGATACGTAGAAGAGTGGTTCGTAAAGCATAATGTTACAATTATACGAAACTCTAACATTACAAAAGTAGAACCGAACGTTGTGTACAACCATGACGAACCACTGGAATGCGATGCAATCGTATGGACAGCTGGCATTCAAGCAAATGAAGTTGTTCGAAATCTTCCAGTTGAACAAGATAGTAGTGGACGGGTCGTATTAACAAAATATCATAATATTCCGAATAACGAGCATGTTTATGTTGTAGGAGATTGTGCTTCCCTTCCACACGCCCCATCTGCACAGCTTGCTGAAGGCCAAGGTGAACAAATTGTCCAAATATTATTAAAACGTTGGAATAATGAAGCACTTCCTGATGAACTACCTGTTATTAAATTAAAAGGAGTTCTCGGTTCTCTCGGTAAGAAGCACGGATTCGGGCTATTAGCAAATCAACCATTAATGGGACGTGTACCTAGACTTTTAAAGTCCGGCATTCTTTGGATGTATAAATATCATAATGGTTAAGTAGAAAAACAAGGGCAGATTGCTCTTGTTTTTTTCTATTTTTCTCCTTTTTTGATACGATATGAATATATAAATCCATTTTGACTTTTCAACATATAAGTCGCTGCTACAAAGAACAAAATGGGACTTGCACTCGTTTTCTCTCTCTGTTCTCACTTGGCATGGGACGAGAAAAGACTCTGATCGCTTCTATGCATGACTAGGTCCTCTCTCCCTCCTAAAAGAAGGGTTTTTGCCATGTTTTTAATTTATATTTACATAAATTAAAATTCCCATCACCGATCGAGCTTTTACAGGATAACTCCTTTTTGATTTTTCACATATACGTTACTACTATGAAAACAAAAAGGAACTTACACTCATTTTCTCTCTCTGTTCTTACTTGGTATGGGGCGGGAAAAGGCTCTGACCGCTTCTATGCATGGCTGGATCCTCTCTCCCTCCTAAAAAGAAGGGTTTTGTCTTTTTTAAATTTATATAGAATCAGAAAGGAGAAAATTATGTTTCTATTAAAAGACGTAACATATAAAGACATCTTACATATTCCTTACTTAGAGATTCACAAAGAAAAAACCACCTGCATTATCGGTGAAAGTGGTAGCGGAAAAAGTACGTTACTTCGCATGCTCAATGATCTACAATCACCAACAACTGGCGAAATTGAATATAACGGTGCCCCCATTTCGTCTTATCCACCTATTCAATTACGTCGTGAAGTTGTTATGCTAGGGCAAACTCCTCCTATATTTGATGGAACAGTAAAAGATAATTTGTTAATGGGACTTCGCTTTTCAGAGAAACCTTTCCCACCTGACGAAGCACTACAAGAAGCTCTCGCAATTGTAAACTTAGAAAAAGATTTAACAAGTATCGCCTCATTATTATCTGGTGGCGAAAAGCAACGGCTTTCCTTAGCGCGCGTATTATTAATGGACCCGCCCGTTTATTTATTAGATGAGCCAACATCTGCATTAGATGCTGATACAGAAAAACGCGTCATGCAAAATTTCACTACAATTGCGAAACAAAAAAAGAAAACAGTTATCTTTATTACCCATTCACAACAGCTTCCAGAAGAAATAGCAGCCGACATTATTGAAATTAGTAAAACAAAAGGTGCTATTAGAAGGGAAGTGCACGCATTTGAAGGGCGTTATTGAATTACAAATTTGGCAACTTGCTGCAGCATATATTTTCATTATTATTTTAATCGGCCTTGTAAAATTAAAAGGAATACCACGTGAAAAACAAATTACGATCGCTACATTCCGTATGACTATTCAACTTGTGCTTGTTGCATACGTACTTACATACATATTTGAAAATAGTAATCCATTTTATACAATTGCTATTATTATTTCTATTACTACATTTGCTATTTTCAACATTTATAAACGAGTTAATATACCTATGTCAAAAGAGTTAAAACGTGTGGCCGCACTCTCAATGATTGCAGGATCAATCGGACCGCTTTTATTATTTATCTTTGTCATTATTGGACACGACCCTTGGTATGCTCCACAATATATCGTTCCAATCGCTGGAATGCTTATTGGTAATGCCATGACTGGTGTGTCGCTCGGTGCAAATACATTCTTAAACAATATGAAATCACAACGTGAGCAAATTGAAGGTGCACTGATGCTTGGCGCAACTCCGAAGCAAGCAGCCGCTCCGCTTGTAAGAGATGCTTTTGATTCAGCCCTTTTACCAACCATTAATTCCATGGTAGGAATGGGAATCATTAGCCTCCCTGGTATGATGACAGGGCAAATTTTATCAGGGATTTCACCATTTACTGCCATCCAATATCAAATTGCTATTATACTTGGCATTTCCGGAAGTACAGCTTTTTCTGTCATTATCTTTTTACAACTTGGGTATAAAACGTTTTTTAATAAGCGGTGTCAGTTAAAAAAGATGGGATCTTAAAGGCGAATTGTGTCCCTTAAGAAGACATACTATACTCATTAAGACTATACATATAAATTAGAGGCGAATTTCGTGAAGAAACATAAGAACTGTCAAAGCTGTGGCATGCCGTTTTCAAAAGATGAAAAAGGTGGCGGCACAGAAAAAAATGGAGAAAAAAGTACAACGTATTGCAGTCATTGCTATGAAAATGGAGAATTCACGCTTCCGCATATTACAGTAGACGAGATGAAACAGCTTGTTGAAAATAAAATTGTTTCATTTGGTTTTCCCAGATTTTTATCTAAATTTTTCACAAGAAGTATTCATAAATTAGAGCGTTGGAAAAATAGTTAATATAAAAAAGTTCACATCTTATTGTGAACTCTTTTATATTTGCATTCACCCTAAATTAATAGCGATTTAAATTTTTTGCACATAACATACTACAACCTGTTTTTCTAAATCTAAAGATGCAATGTAATAGTCATCTAAAAAGTGCCCCACTATATATCCATGTTGACATACCCATTCAATTAACTCCTTATTAAGATATGGACCATATTGATAAAACTTTGCATATTTTATAACGTGCTCAATTTCCTTCCTGTCTAGCTCTTTGGGAGAAAAAAGAAATATAAGCATGTTTTCATTTAAAATAGGAGATAACACATCGAATATATCTATATCAGGCTTATACTTATTAATAAAAACATTCTCATAAACAGAACTCTTTACCCTTCCCACTTCCTCTGACATTCCTCTATCCCACTAAGCAAATACTTCTTCGTCATATTTGCCCGCTTCCAAATAGAAATTGTTCGTTTGGCTCCCTTATTATGGCGTATCCTCTCTACCTCTTGTAACAAAGGTTTCCATTTATCATTGGACGATTTCAGCATATATTGTAATCCCTCATCTTTTGAAACAATCGTTTTCTGTTCTAACGTATACAAAATACGTCCCATCGTCACAACAGCTGATTCTACCCATTCCTCAATTAAAAACAAGTATGGCCTTGATGCCTTTTCACTCCAGTATTGCTTCACATTGTATTTCATCGTTTCTACTACTTCACTCCATGGGACCTCAAATGGAAGTTCACTTGCTTCTTTTCCAGTGATGGTAATCCCTCCATGTTTTAAAGTCCACCATGTCACAGCATTCACATCCCAATGACCTATATTAATCTTCCCGTCAGCGCAATAGACATACTGCTGCATTTCCTCATTAAATTTTCCTAAATCAGCAAACGGAATATACATACCGTCCATTCTTTTTCCTAAAGTAGTTTTACTAAGTTTTTTATGTAACTCACTTATTTGTAATTTTTGGGCTTCACTGACTGCTTCTCTCGTTACTGTAACAAAATCAACGTCACTCGTTTCTAAATGAAATGCCCCTAAGGCGATTGAACCGTATACATATACTCCAATTAACTTTTCATTTACGAAAATATCTTGTAATCCAGTTACATATTGCTCCATTAGACTCTTTACTTCTCCTGGCAATCCCTTTTCCACTAACCTCTCCATATGCATCCCCTTCAATAACTATTTTTTCCATATAGCTATGTAAGAAAAGCCTTTGCGATAGCAAAGGCTTTTTTATTATAAATATTTCTCGATTTCTTCGTACACGTCCTTCAAACGAGGATTTCCTTCTCCAACGATTTCTCCGTTTACAAGAACAACTGGATAAAATAAATCTTCCTCAATTACGCGCTCTACGAATTCTTGCTTTTCTGCATCTTCTTGCTCTTCTTGAATATCAACGTATTCAAACTTAAATTTATCATCTTGTCCTTCATATTTACGACCAATTGCCGCTTGTAGCCATTCAAATGTTTCAGTCGAAGATGGCATTCCAACACAGCTCGCACAAATTACTTTTGCCCCATATACTTGAACATTAACCATTCCTTTTCCCCCATTTCTCCGTTTTCACAGTATGCTGAGATAACCTGCCTTATAAGCACATCACTTTACAAGTTTCTTTCGTATCCCCTATACTGAAAAACACGTTGTAAACATGATACAAAATTTCGACAATAAAACAAGAACAGAAAAAATAGATTTTCCCCTGTATCTTGATTATAATAAAATGGATGAAAGGAGTCGATAAAAATGGAAAACCCAAATATGCAAGAACAAGTACTAGAAGTATTAGATAAATTACGTCCGTTCTTACTTCGTGATGGCGGTGACGTTGAGTTAGTAGATATTGAAGAAGGTATTGTAAAACTACGCCTTATGGGTGCATGCGGTAGCTGCCCAAGTTCTACAATCACTTTAAAAGCTGGTATCGAACGCGCACTACTTGAAGAAGTACCAGGCGTTATCGAAGTAGAGCAAGTATTTTAATCTAAAAGTGAAAGCGGCTTGCTCAGAACAGGAGGGCGTTGCGGCTCTTGACGAAGAGGCGCTCTTTGCCTCACAGGAAGGAGCGAAATGACCGACTGTTCTAGGCGCTGGAGCTGGATAATTTAAAAGCGGAAGCGGCTCGTTTAGAATCGCTGAAACTAAATATCCATAAAAAAGAGACCACCATTGGTCTCTTTTTTATAAATTCCTATTAGGATAACCAGTCTAATTTTCGAATCCCAAGCTTATCAACAGGCAAACGAAGGAATTCATAAAAATGCTTCATAAATTGCTCTGAACGGGTCACATCGTGTAAAATATCTTCTAAGTGATCTCGGTACATACTTTTTTGTTCTTCATTTGCCGTCAGATAGTACTGTTCTACCGTTTCAAAATAGCGAAGCGGAAAGAGAAGACGTGCAAATAAGAGACGCCACCCAAAAGAAGAAAGTGGGTAATTTTTCTCATAATCCGTTACAAACTGAAAAATTGTTTCTTCCCAACCTTTCTTCTTTTCCATCGATATATAGCGAATCCATTCTGCCAAATCTCTACTTGGATGATCATATACCCAATCGATGGGGATTTTTAATTTATTCGTTTGCTGCCATAATAAAGGGGTAAAGCGTTCTTGACAGATTGTTGCTGCATCAGCAAGCTGAGGTGTATCATCTATTTCTGTATCAACAACATATTGAATTGCATTTTCAGCAATGCCTAAATAATACGGGAAAGACTCAATAAATAGTTGATCGAATACATCTGATGGCTGATTCATAAGTTGTGATTGCCAAAATCGCTCTAATTGATCAAGCCTTTTTTCCCATAATGACTTCCATTCACCGATGCGACTTAGTTGTTCTATTTCTTCAGGAAAAAAGGCGCCTCGTTTATGGAATAAGGAAAGCTCACTACCTAACGAAGTAGCATGTCGATCAAGTAAACGCATACCTTTTAATAAGCAGTAATTTTTTTCTTCTATCTCACTTACATAATAACCATGCACCGTCGGAACAAACGTCGCAACAGTAATATCCCCTTGTTGGTTCATATAATCGCTTAATTTTTTCATTTCAACAAGTACCTCTTCCTCCATATCCCCAATTGGAAGAAGTACATAAATTTTATTGCGAATCCAAAAGCTTTTATAGGGGCCAAGAGGAATTAATTCTTTGACATGCATTTGATAATGCTCATAAATATGTTGAATCATCATAGTCGCCACCTATGGTTTTTCTTTATATATATGAGCTTGTGCTCGCCTTTCATTCCTATGCACATGATAAAGCATCAAAACGTATACAAATAATAAAAAGAAAAAAAGGTGATAACATGAAAGAATCCAATCAACTACAAGAAAGAGCATTACAACTACTACAAGAACGCGGTGTAACGATTGATGATATTGCGGAACTTGTTCATTTTCTTCAAAAAAAATATCATCCTGACTTAGCTATGTCAGAATGTCGTTACAACGTAGAACGTGTATTATCCAAACGCGAAGTACAAAATGCACTCATTACAGGAATCGAATTAGACGTCCTTGCTGAAAAAGGAATGTTAAGTGAACCATTACAAGATATCGTAAAACGTGACGAAGGCTTATATGGGGTCGATGAAATAATTGCACTTTCAATTGTAAACGTGTATGGCTCTATCGGTTTCACAAACTTTGGATATATTGATAAATTAAAACCAGGTATTTTAGAATACTTAAATGATAAATCATCTGGAAAAGTTCATACATTCCTTGATGATATTGTAGGAGCAATTGCTGCCGCTGCATCTAGTCGTTTAGCTCATCGTGCGGAGCATGCGGAATAAAGTAAAACAATCGTCAGCATAATTTTACGTAATACTTCCATTTAAATATGTTATTGAAATCATAACGGACCATGTGAAAAATCATGGTCCGTTATGATTTTTTGTCTTTTCAAGATTTTTTCATAAGCCTATCATTTTTTTATTTACACGAATAAACAGGAATAAACTAAAAAGTAGCGAATGGATAAACTTAATGGTTCTGTTTGATTGGGATCTGAATATGAGTTAAAGATATGCGAATTACATTCCTTTCAGTAATTAAAAAAATGATTCAATAACAGGAGGAGCAACTTATATGGATAATATTTTAAAAGTATCATCAAAGTCCAATCCCAATTCAGTTGCAGGTGCCATTGCTGGTGTATTAAGAGAAAAGGGTAGTACAGAAATTCAAGTAGTTGGAGCTGGTGCTTTAAATCAGGCAGTTAAAGCCGTCGCTATTGCAAGAGGATTCGTAGCTCCTAGTGGCATTGACCTTGTTCTCATTCCAGCATTTACAGATATCACAATCAATAACGAGAAAAGTACAGCAATCAAATTAATTGTCGGCCCTAGAAAATTTAGATCGTAAAAAAATGATAGCTTATCATTCAAACTATCCCTACAAAAATTAATAAAGAACATCCTCACTCAATTACATTCTTTTAATAAATTCACAAATACCCATTGTTAAATAATCTATGAAAAGACTGATAACAATCAGTCTTTTTCCTATTGTATCAATTCTTCAGTTTCTCTTCTTCCTACACGAATATGTCATCAAAATAAACTCTCTTCCTCTATTATCAAAAGTTTTTTCTGCTATAAAACCTACCTGCTGATATAACCTTATTGCACGTTTATTAAAACCTGCAACACTTAAACGAAACTTATCCGGTTGGATTTGCTCTTCCGCCAAATTCATTCCTGCTTGCAAAAAGGCTTTCCCCATCCCTTTCCCTGTTAGCTCTGGCTTTATACCAAGTCCAATATCTAACGTGTCTTCTCCTATGTATAACTTCGCATCCCTTCCCCCTGGAACTTGTGCGTTTTCTCCAAAGCAAAAGTAGCCAATTAATTCTTCATGTGCATTACTGCAACCATAATATGTACCATCTAATAACTCTTCTATTGTCTCTTCACTGCCTGAAAAACTGTATAACGAATATGGTTCCTCGTACTTCCATGTATTAATTTCTTTCGCTTCTAATTCTGTTAGCTTGTGTATATTCATTTTTCTTCTTCCTTTCTAAAAACTCCTTTACTAACAAAATTCTACATGAATCCTAAAATTCACCTTCTGTTTTTGAAAAGTTTGTAAATTTTTAAATACAAAATTGGAAAACTTTTGTTAGCGTGTTACGATTGAAGTAATTATTCTAAATGAGGTGAAATCGAAATGCCCCTACAGTTATGTAAAGGACACCTAGACATGGATCGACATTACAAATGGAACATGAATTGGGTCGTAGGCTCTAAATAAGGCGGTGACAACGTGAAGTATTTTTCCTATCTGTCTCATGAAGAAAAACAAAACCTTTTCTACCAAGAACCCATTACATTTTCAAAGGATACTGCAAAAGACCAATTAGCTTACGCATTAGGCGCTACTCTATACACACCTGGAACAAAAAAAACAATTGCAGATGATATCATTACAAAGAAGCACGAAGGTGCTACATCAATTGTACTTTGTTTAGAAGATTCCATTAGCGATGAAGAGATACAGCTTGCCGAGCAAAATGTTGTCATACAAATGCAACTACTGGCTCATATAATGGATGCAGGCAAACTTCATCCATCAGACATACCGTTACTTTTTATTCGAGTTCGTGAACCAAAGCAAATGACTTCCTTAGTTCATGAACTAGGGAGCGCCGTCCATTGTATAAGCGGTTTTGTCTTTCCAAAGTTCACACCAGCTAACGGAAGATCTTATATTGATGAACTAAGACATATAAACGAACAATATGCTCTTTTACTTTATGGGATGCCCATTTTAGAGTCTCCTGAAATCATTTATAAAGAAAGCCGTATTGAAGCATTGCTATCAATTAAAGCAATTTTAAATTCTTACCGCGATTTCATTTTAAACGTTCGAATTGGTGCTACCGATTTTTCTGGCATATTCGGCATTCGCCGCAATAAAGATACGACTATTTATGATATTTCTATCATTCGCGATTGTATCTCTGATATTATTAATATTTTTTCTAGAAAAGCAGATGAATATATTATCTCTGGACCTGTGTGGGAGTACTTTGGAAACAAACAGCGCGTTTTAAAACCTCAACTTCGTCAAACGCCATTTCGTGAATCGCTTGGGAACGCCGGCCTAACTATGCGCGAGGGAATGCTTCATCGTTATGAAGATGGCCTTATTCATGAAGTATTGCTCGATCAAGCAAATGGATTGATTGGAAAAACAGTTATTCATCCTTCCCACATTAAGCTCATACAAGCGATGCACACTGTCACGTTAGAAGATTATTTAGATGCAAAATCTATTTTCGAAAATGCTCATACGTATAACGGCGTAATGAAAAGTAGCTTTTCTAACAAAATGAATGAAGTGAAGCCCCATTATAATTGGGCGCGTAAAACATTGCTAAAATCTAATATTTACGGGGTGCTACATGAACAACAAACTTTCATCGATCTCCTTACCGAAAAGACAACAGAGTACGTACCACATTTTAAATAAAATAACCGTTCACCTAGACATACTTCATAATCCATATTTATTATTACCAAATGAGCTCTTTCAAATGGCAGCAAGAATCAATAAGAAGCGCGGCTTTTTGTTTGTCAGCACTATTTTAGGAAAACACCTTCCTGTTCCACCTGCTGTCTCACTGGCCAGTGGATGCGCTCTTGCAGCAAGATATATGGAAGTGCTTCATCGTACGCATCATCCCTTTCAAAAGGAGATTCTTAATTTCATTACTTCTAAAAAATACGCTGATGATGAACTAGAGGAGATCTTGCAGTATCAATTCCCTTTGAAAAAAGAAGTTCTATTTATCGGATTTGCTGAAACAGCTACCGCATTAGGACAAGCAATGTTTCAATGTTTTCAAAATGCAAAATATGTTCATACAACAAGAGAAAACATTTCCCAAGTAGAACCAATCATTACATTTGAAGAAGAACATTCTCACGCCACATCGCATCGTTGTTATGTCAATGCAAGCTATTTCCAAAATGAGCACCAAATCGTTCTTGTAGATGATGAAATAACAACTGGAAAAACTGCACTGAATATCATCCGGTCGATTCAAAGGAAGTTTCCTCGAAAAGAATATACAGTCGCTTCTTTACTTGATTGGCGCTCAGATGAGCACCGACAACAGTTTACAGAACTAGAGAAAGAGCTTGATATAACGATTCATACGATTTCTTTATTAAGCGGTTCAATTGAAGTCATCGGCAGTCCGGTTACAACAACTTATTCAGAGAATAAGACTGCCCATCACCCAATACAATCACAAATAGCACAACATATGGTTTCATGTCCTACTTTACCTTATACATCTATAAAGCATGATGTCAGTTACATAAACTACACAGGTCGCTTCGGCATTTCGGCTGAAAAACAAGGCGACATTCATTCTTTTGCTAGAAAGATTGGCAAGGAACTACAAGAAAAACGAAAAAGTACCTACACACTATGCTTAGGAACCGGCGAATTTATGTATCTCCCTATGCGAATTGCTGCTGAAATGGGTGAAAACATTTCATATCAATCAACAACGCGCAGTCCGATTCATCCTGACACTAATGACACACAATACGCTATTCATAGTCGTTTTTCCTATATAAGTCCTGAAGATGAGAGAATTACAAACTATTTTTATAACATCCAACCTAACAAATATAATGAAGTCTTTCTTTTTATAGAGCGCAATTTAGACGGGAATGCTTTACGCCACCTCCTAGCACAATTACAAACAGTTATTCCAATCATTCATATCGTTTCATTTAGCAGCTTAGTAGAAAGTGAGGAAAAAGAAATATGACAGAAGCAAGAACTTTAGATCGTCTTGGTAGTTACAAAGCAAATGATGCCATTTTTCTATTAAAAGATATTAGCGATGTTATGGAAGAAAGCACAACAGAAGATAGAGAAGAAGCCATTCAATCAGGAACACATTACTCTGAGATGCTACCAATTGAATATACACCATCTAAAGCATATATGAATTTATTCTTTGCTTCACTGGAGCAATACAAACGTAAACTAGCGATTGCTGCCGGCGTAGTAGCTGAACAAATTATAAAAACGAAAGGAAAGAATCTCGTTCTCGTCTCACTCGCAAGAGCCGGTACACCAATTGGCATTTTAATAAAACGATATATTCGTTATCAATATCATCTCGATTTGCCGCATTATTGTATCTCGATTATTAGAGGACGCGGCATTGACGAGAATGCACTTCACTATATTTTAGGGCAGCATCCAAATCAAACGCTTCAGTTTATTGATGGTTGGACGGGAAAAGGAGCAATAAAAAAAGAACTACGCCAATCTGTACATACATTTAACGAAAAGAATCATGAATATATTTCAGATTGCATGGCGGTGCTTGCCGATCCGGGCTATTGCACTTCTATATATGGAACACGAGAAGATTTCCTCATTCCAAGCGCGTGTTTAAACGCGACCGTATCAGGATTAATTAGTCGCACAGTTTTAAATGAAGCCTATATTGGCCCAAATGATTTTCACGGTGCCAAGTATTATAAAGAACTGGAAACAGAAGATTTATCTAACTTCTTTATTGACGAAATCACAGCGTTATTCCCTTCCATTAACGCTGATGTAACAAAGCAACTAGAGCACCTTATTGCTACCTATACAGAGCCATCTTGGCAAGGTATGCAAGATATCACCTCTATTCAAAGGCATTTTGGAATAGAAAATATAAATTTAATTAAACCAGGAGTTGGAGAAACAACGCGCGTTTTACTAAGACGAGTCCCCTGGAAAATTTTAATCCGTGA
Coding sequences within it:
- a CDS encoding HpcH/HpaI aldolase/citrate lyase family protein; the encoded protein is MKYFSYLSHEEKQNLFYQEPITFSKDTAKDQLAYALGATLYTPGTKKTIADDIITKKHEGATSIVLCLEDSISDEEIQLAEQNVVIQMQLLAHIMDAGKLHPSDIPLLFIRVREPKQMTSLVHELGSAVHCISGFVFPKFTPANGRSYIDELRHINEQYALLLYGMPILESPEIIYKESRIEALLSIKAILNSYRDFILNVRIGATDFSGIFGIRRNKDTTIYDISIIRDCISDIINIFSRKADEYIISGPVWEYFGNKQRVLKPQLRQTPFRESLGNAGLTMREGMLHRYEDGLIHEVLLDQANGLIGKTVIHPSHIKLIQAMHTVTLEDYLDAKSIFENAHTYNGVMKSSFSNKMNEVKPHYNWARKTLLKSNIYGVLHEQQTFIDLLTEKTTEYVPHFK
- a CDS encoding cysteine protease StiP family protein, which encodes MTEARTLDRLGSYKANDAIFLLKDISDVMEESTTEDREEAIQSGTHYSEMLPIEYTPSKAYMNLFFASLEQYKRKLAIAAGVVAEQIIKTKGKNLVLVSLARAGTPIGILIKRYIRYQYHLDLPHYCISIIRGRGIDENALHYILGQHPNQTLQFIDGWTGKGAIKKELRQSVHTFNEKNHEYISDCMAVLADPGYCTSIYGTREDFLIPSACLNATVSGLISRTVLNEAYIGPNDFHGAKYYKELETEDLSNFFIDEITALFPSINADVTKQLEHLIATYTEPSWQGMQDITSIQRHFGIENINLIKPGVGETTRVLLRRVPWKILIRDENNPNLKHILLLAKEKNVPVELYKDMTYSCCGLITPLGRKTS
- a CDS encoding phosphoribosyltransferase family protein, translated to MNNKLSSISLPKRQQSTYHILNKITVHLDILHNPYLLLPNELFQMAARINKKRGFLFVSTILGKHLPVPPAVSLASGCALAARYMEVLHRTHHPFQKEILNFITSKKYADDELEEILQYQFPLKKEVLFIGFAETATALGQAMFQCFQNAKYVHTTRENISQVEPIITFEEEHSHATSHRCYVNASYFQNEHQIVLVDDEITTGKTALNIIRSIQRKFPRKEYTVASLLDWRSDEHRQQFTELEKELDITIHTISLLSGSIEVIGSPVTTTYSENKTAHHPIQSQIAQHMVSCPTLPYTSIKHDVSYINYTGRFGISAEKQGDIHSFARKIGKELQEKRKSTYTLCLGTGEFMYLPMRIAAEMGENISYQSTTRSPIHPDTNDTQYAIHSRFSYISPEDERITNYFYNIQPNKYNEVFLFIERNLDGNALRHLLAQLQTVIPIIHIVSFSSLVESEEKEI
- a CDS encoding GNAT family N-acetyltransferase; this encodes MNIHKLTELEAKEINTWKYEEPYSLYSFSGSEETIEELLDGTYYGCSNAHEELIGYFCFGENAQVPGGRDAKLYIGEDTLDIGLGIKPELTGKGMGKAFLQAGMNLAEEQIQPDKFRLSVAGFNKRAIRLYQQVGFIAEKTFDNRGREFILMTYSCRKKRN